The Thunnus maccoyii chromosome 9, fThuMac1.1, whole genome shotgun sequence genome includes a region encoding these proteins:
- the ubox5 gene encoding RING finger protein 37, with product MVVNLCLPHFSTTIHCNKLCADGYDVTNLVSADPALRRRGFKLEYFLRPPVQVTLKFGFQVELCRVDVELWPWGMDRGQACKKLEISTSSDPLPSLNYGKGQGHEQGQRKEQMHMQVQNREKEQECGNKSHQFNGQQWSVQAQSWGEEALDRKSKERAQSNTQSSSSEAEFKLVGRCELREETQICFSRSHFCPRPPFLSAPPPQPANCRQEELWNRGLLSLGSVTQLRVSVPLGGAASALGLKALSVWGQPARCCPAEEVEKIKRAHEASERRLPRPAFFGPSVSQTKQPLQATTTPSNHSIPEEFLDPITQEVMTLPMLLPSGVSVDNATLEEYQKREATWGRPPNDPFTSVPFTATSQPLPNPQLKSRIDHFILQSGNVWRDKMLGRQGKRENPEPSRLIASVVERESQNNSPCPSKSSVNSKTIQYNAGTRNTNRTTQIEETESGHSSGNGNYTCDAQPLTKDSKLEFDRRKKRDLSGFLKESTEELTAEKQLLPQTKRPRNDTASVPSCSSHEQRLSASLDEALFSALRGRPSFTSNLSLQQQVTPDSESLDSSQQCQTAGSSSMPTGEKTCSACSCVVSVYSTSASPVYQLTCGHLLCRACLRRGSQPLNSVTTVTSNHILCPACQSPISRSDITRVHH from the exons ATGGTCGTGAATCTCTGCCTGCCACATTTCAGTACAACAATCCATTGCAACAAG CTGTGTGCAGATGGGTATGATGTTACAAACCTCGTGTCGGCCGACCCTGCTCTCCGGAGGCGGGGCTTTAAGCTGGAGTACTTCCTACGTCCACCAGTACAG GTGACGTTGAAGTTTGGCTTCCAGGTGGAGCTGTGCAGGGTGGATGTGGAGCTGTGGCCCTGGGGTATGGATCGAGGACAAGCCTGCAAGAAACTAGAGATCAGCACCAGCTCTGATCCGCTACCTTCCCTGAATTATGGCAAGGGTCAAGGCCATGAACAGGGCCAGCGAAAGGAACAAATGCATATGCAGGTACAGAACCGGGAAAAAGAACAAGAATGTGGTAATAAATCTCACCAGTTTAACGGACAGCAGTGGAGTGTTCAAGCCCAAAGTTGGGGTGAAGAGGCTCTGGATCGGAAGTCCAAAGAGCGTGCTCAGTCAAACACTCAATCCAGTAGTTCTGAGGCTGAGTTTAAACTGGTAGGTCGTTGCGAGCTGAGGGAGGAAACCCAAATCTGTTTCTCGCGTTCACATTTTTGTCCCCGGCCTCCGTTCCTCTCCGCTCCGCCTCCGCAACCTGCCAACTGTCGGCAGGAGGAGTTGTGGAACCGGGGTCTGCTTTCATTAGGCTCTGTTACGCAACTTCGTGTGTCTGTGCCACTTGGCGGTGCTGCATCTGCGCTGGGGCTCAAGGCTTTGTCTGTTTGGGGACAACCTGCTCGCTGCTGCCCCGCAGAAGAAGTGGAGAAAATCAAAAGAGCACATGAGGCCAGTGAAAGACGACTGCCACGACCTGCATTTTTTGGTCCCTCTGTAAGTCAGACTAAACAGCCACTGCAAGCAACAACAACTCCAAG CAATCATTCGATCCCGGAAGAGTTCCTTGACCCCATAACTCAGGAGGTGATGACGCTGCCCATGCTGCTGCCCAGTGGTGTGTCAGTAGACAATGCTACCCTGGAGGAGTACCAGAAGAGGGAAGCCACCTGGGGTCGACCCCCAAACGACCCTTTCACTAGTGTCCCGTTCACTGCGACCTCCCAGCCTCTCCCCAATCCCCAGCTGAAAAGCCGCATTGATCACTTCATCCTGCAAAGTGGCAATGTGTGGAGGGACAAGATGTTGGGGAGACAAGGGAAGCGAGAGAATCCAGAGCCCTCAAGGCTCATTGCTTCTGTGGTAGAAAGAGAGTCCCAAAACAACTCTCCATGTCCCAGtaaaagctctgtaaacagtaaaactaTTCAGTATAATGCTGGcaccagaaacacaaacaggactaCACAAATAGAAGAAACTGAATCAGGACATTCATCAGGAAATGGGAATTACACATGTGACGCCCAGCCTCTTACCAAAGATAGCAAATTAGAGTTTGATAGGAGGAAGAAACGAGATCTAAGTGGATTTCTTAAAGAGTCAACAGAAGAGTTGACAGCTGAGAAGCAACTACTACCTCAAACAAAAAGACCAAGAAATGATACAGCCTCAG TTCCTAGCTGCAGCTCTCATGAGCAGCGTTTGTCAGCCAGCCTGGACGAGGCCCTCTTCTCCGCCCTGAGAGGCCGACCTTCCTTCACCTCAAATCTGTCATTGCAGCAACAAGTTACTCCTGACTCTGAGTCACTTGACAGCTCACAGCAGTGCCAGACTGCAGGCAGTTCAAGCATGCCAACAG GTGAGAAAACGTGCTCCGCGTGTTCCTGCGTTGTTTCCGTTTACTCCACATCGGCATCACCCGTCTACCAACTAACCTGTGGTCACTTGCTCTGCCGTGCCTGCCTGCGGAGGGGATCACAACCACTAAACTCTGTCACCACAGTTACATCCAATCACATCTTATGCCCTGCCTGCCAAAGCCCGATCTCTCGCAGTGATATCACACGTGTGCATCACTGA
- the ccl27a gene encoding C-C motif chemokine 27a — protein MDLKVVFVIVCLCALAITTTDAGIPKCCVKARRIIPIRILKKVQRTEVQKSNGACDVSALILYVEGMAKPICAHPKVERHLTWIQRQMTQNKRRATY, from the exons ATGGATCTGAAAGTTGTGTTCgtgattgtgtgtctgtgtgctttgGCCATCACCACCACTGACG CTGGCATCCCAAAATGCTGTGTCAAGGCAAGAAGGATCATTCCTATACGAATCCTGAAGAAGGTTCAAAGAACGGAGGTGCAGAAAAGCAACGGTGCCTGTGACGTTTCTGCACTGAT ACTTTACGTAGAGGGCATGGCTAAGCCCATATGTGCTCATCCCAAGGTGGAGAGACATCTGACATGGATTCAGCGGCAGATGACACAGAACAAGCGCAGAGCAACTTACTGA
- the LOC121904333 gene encoding vasopressin-neurophysin 2-copeptin codes for MPYSMFPLCVLGLLALSSACYIQNCPRGGKRALSESGIRQCMPCGPGDRGRCFGPSICCGEGLGCLLGSPETAHCMEENYLLTPCQTGGRPCGSEGGHCAASGLCCNSESCAVDSDCLGENEASEPAHGSAGSSPTELLLRLLHVATRGQTEY; via the exons ATGCCTTACTCCATGTTCCCCTTGTGTGTCCTGGGACTCCTTGCCCTCTCCTCCGCCTGTTACATCCAGAACTGCCCCCGAGGAGGCAAACGAGCGCTGTCGGAGTCTGGAATCAGACAG TGCATGCCATGTGGCCCTGGGGACAGGGGCCGCTGCTTTGGTCCCAGTATTTGCTGCGGGGAGGGCCTCGGCTGCCTGCTGGGCTCCCCAGAAACAGCTCACTGCATGGAGGAGAACTACCTGCTCACCCCCTGCCAGACAGGAGGGAGACCCTGCGGATCTGAGGGTGGACACTGCGCTGCTTCAGGACTCTGCTGTAACTCAG AGAGCTGCGCGGTGGACTCTGACTGCCTGGGGGAGAACGAGGCCTCGGAACCAGCCCACGGCTCTGCAGGGAGCTCACctacagagctgctgctgcgtCTGCTGCATGTGGCCACCAGAGGACAGACTGAGTACTGA